Part of the Spirochaeta isovalerica genome, GGCGCCGGCTTTGTCATCAAGGTGACGGCTTTTAATAAAACCCGAATCTGTTTCAACAGCATTGGCATCAATACTGATAAAATCGCCGGGAGCTATGCCAAGAGAATGAACAGCATCAGAATCGAAAACCTTTTCGTCTATTACGACTTCCAGGTTCGTATCATCCCTTTTTTCATCGCCCAGTTTATTGTTGACATGTACCGCCGGTTCTACAGCCTGAAAAGTCCCGCTGAAAACTTTACCAGTAAGTCGGCTGTGGATCGAACAATTGACTCCGGTAAGATTTGATTCGGGGTAGCCGCCGATTCTGGATATTCGCAGCCTTCCGTTGTTTTTCACTGATCGGACCATGGCTCCGAGAGTGTCGATGTGGGCGGAAAGAATTATCGGTTCTCCTTCTCCGCCGAGTTCTGCGATCAGAGAACCCTTTACTGTGCGTTTACAGGCAACGCCGGCTTCAGCCAGCCTCTTCCCGATATATTTTGCAGCCTCTTCGGTGTAACCCGTAGGACTGGGAATCCTGCATAAGTTCAATGTGTCGGTCATTATTTTGTTAATCATATTTTTACCTGCCTGAGCGATTTTTCTTATGTTAAACAATATATTATAATAAGAGTATTGGTAATAGAAACTTGCGGTTTATAGGTTGTGCTGCCGATAAAAGAAGGGAAAAGGGACCTCAATGAGAATCAGAACTAAAATAATCTCCATAGTTCTCCCGTTGATCATAGTCACTCTGACCCTCGCCGGGTTCAGTGCCTACTTCGCTTCGACTTCGGGAATTTCCGAGATCGCCCGGAATTTTCTGGGTTTTAAAGCGGAAGAACTGGAGAAATATACGGAAAACCAGTGGAAACTCCTGGTTGATAACAATTTTACAGATCGCTCGGATATGGTCGCCGCTACTAAAGCCGGTGTTGAAGCTTTCGCCTACAGCATAATCCGCAGCAACACGGAGCTTATTGCCGCTTTCGACAAGGAAGGAGTGATTCAGATGCAGACCGGTGAGCTTGACCTTTCACCGGCTGAATTGCGTCAGATCCGCATTCTTATTTCCGATCAGTCCACTGAAATGAAAGAGATCTCTTTAGGCGGGATTGAAAGGGTCGGAAAGGGTTTCTGGTTCGAACCCTTCGGATGGTATGTCTTTCTCACAGAGGAGAGAGATACATTTTATTCATCGGTAAACAGGATCACCACACAGACCATATACATCATCGCCATCGGTGTTGTTGTCGCTGTAGTCATGCTGGCATGGCTTGCCAACTACTTAACCCGTCCGCTGAACGATGTTGTAAAAACCATGAGGGAAATCATTGCAGATAATGACTTGTCCCGCCGTGTTCAGGTCGAGTTTAATGATGAGACCGGGGAACTGGCCCATACATTCAATATCATGTCTGAAGAGCTGGAGGGAGCCTATTCCAAGATAAAGGAATTCGCCATGGATGCTGTCATCGCCCGTAAGAAAGAGCGTAAAATCCGGAACATGTTTGAGAAATATGTTCCCCAGGATCTCATTGACAGCCTTTTCGCTAACCCCGAGTCGATGCTGGTCGGAAACAACAGATATCTTTCCATATTATTTTCCGATATCAGATCCTTTACGACTATCTCCGAAAGGCTCGCCCCCGATGATCTGGTTAATTCTCTCAACCGCTATTTCGATATTATGGTCGATATTATCATGGATAAGAACGGCATTGTCGATAAATACATCGGCGACGCCATCATGGCTTTTTTCGGAGCTCCTGTCGCCTATGAGAACGATACCGTCAATTCAGTCTATGCCGCGCTGGAAATGGTCGATGGAATAAAACGGTTTAACGATCAGCAGATCAAACTGGGTAAACCGGAATTTAAAACGGGAATAGGCGTCAATTACGGTGAAGTGACCGTGGGTAACATCGGTACGGAAAAGAAAATGGACTATACCGTTATCGGTGACGCCGTAAACCTGGCTTCCAGACTCGAAGGATTAACCAAGGAATACGGTCAGGATCTCATCATTTCGGAAGCTCTATACGGTGAGGTGGACGGGAAAATTCCCTGCCGATTTCTCGATACGGTAGCCGTAAAAGGAAAAACAAAAGGCGTTAAAATCTATTCAGCCAAAAGGGATCTTAACGATAAAGAAAAAAAAGCCTGGGACATCCACGCTACGGGTATGGATTTTTATCTCAACCGCAAATTCAAAGAAGGCATAGCCTGTTTCGATCGTGTTCAGGAAATCCTGCCGGGAGACAAAGTTTCTCTTATGATAGCTGAACGCTGTAATGAATATATCAAAACGCCGCCCCCGGAAAACTGGGACGGCGTTAAAGTGATGAAAACCAAGTGAGGTGGTATATTGTTTTCAGGAGCCAGCCTGTGAAAAGGACAGCAATTTTTCTCATTATGACTAT contains:
- a CDS encoding M42 family metallopeptidase, producing MINKIMTDTLNLCRIPSPTGYTEEAAKYIGKRLAEAGVACKRTVKGSLIAELGGEGEPIILSAHIDTLGAMVRSVKNNGRLRISRIGGYPESNLTGVNCSIHSRLTGKVFSGTFQAVEPAVHVNNKLGDEKRDDTNLEVVIDEKVFDSDAVHSLGIAPGDFISIDANAVETDSGFIKSRHLDDKAGAALLLNLAEELSSSKLKRKVYLFFSNFEETGHGSAAALPDDAVEILAIDMGAVGDDLETDEFKVSICAKDSSGPYNNDVTTALVRLAEQLKLNYAVAIYPYYSSDASAALYAGANLRHGLIGPGVSASHGYERVHREGLEATFSLIKAYIAVS
- a CDS encoding adenylate/guanylate cyclase domain-containing protein, with amino-acid sequence MRIRTKIISIVLPLIIVTLTLAGFSAYFASTSGISEIARNFLGFKAEELEKYTENQWKLLVDNNFTDRSDMVAATKAGVEAFAYSIIRSNTELIAAFDKEGVIQMQTGELDLSPAELRQIRILISDQSTEMKEISLGGIERVGKGFWFEPFGWYVFLTEERDTFYSSVNRITTQTIYIIAIGVVVAVVMLAWLANYLTRPLNDVVKTMREIIADNDLSRRVQVEFNDETGELAHTFNIMSEELEGAYSKIKEFAMDAVIARKKERKIRNMFEKYVPQDLIDSLFANPESMLVGNNRYLSILFSDIRSFTTISERLAPDDLVNSLNRYFDIMVDIIMDKNGIVDKYIGDAIMAFFGAPVAYENDTVNSVYAALEMVDGIKRFNDQQIKLGKPEFKTGIGVNYGEVTVGNIGTEKKMDYTVIGDAVNLASRLEGLTKEYGQDLIISEALYGEVDGKIPCRFLDTVAVKGKTKGVKIYSAKRDLNDKEKKAWDIHATGMDFYLNRKFKEGIACFDRVQEILPGDKVSLMIAERCNEYIKTPPPENWDGVKVMKTK